A single window of Nasonia vitripennis strain AsymCx chromosome 4, Nvit_psr_1.1, whole genome shotgun sequence DNA harbors:
- the LOC100119104 gene encoding uncharacterized protein LOC100119104: MAASTTALLPWRLARGMSGLARTINLAEPKTCERPVVQKLVSADVTRPCPHAEPGLSPGYPTTRAVPVRICRRKDLERACQPKLCDCPQKSPPRTVKQILCGWTIFGAKAAIAAGLLYWSVSEGIWGDSTDTEDFYFRIRDTIAADPTLDEVSLPRLEYVKFKILDSYNRAVLKIMGILVGVPLAISRRIQETLYPCEPEEEADGGGDAKR, encoded by the exons ATGGCGGCTAGTACGACGGCGCTGCTGCCGTGGCGATTGGCTCGAGGTATGAGCGGCTTGGCCCGGACGATCAATCTCGCTGAGCCGAAGACGTGCGAGCGGCCAGTGGTCCAGAAGCTCGTGAGCGCGGACGTGACGAGGCCCTGTCCGCACGCGGAGCCGGGGCTGTCGCCTGGCTACCCGACGACCAGGGCCGTGCCTGTCAGGATCTGCCGCAGGAAGGATCTGGAGAGAGCCTGTCAGCCCAAG CTGTGCGACTGCCCGCAAAAGTCGCCGCCCAGGACAGTCAAGCAGATCCTCTGCGGCTGGACGATATTCGGGGCGAAGGCCGCTATCGCCGCCGGCCTTCTCTATTGGAGCGTGTCCGAGGGAATTTGGGGTGACAGCACCGACACCGAGGACTTTTATTTCAGGATCCGCGATACCATCGCCGCCGATCCGACCCTCGACGAG GTGTCTCTGCCGCGTTTGGAATACGTGAAATTCAAGATCCTGGACTCGTACAACCGGGCGGTCTTGAAAATCATGGGTATTCTGGTCGGAGTGCCGTTGGCGATAAGTCGAAGGATACAAGAGACTCTCTACCCCTGTGAACCGGAAGAAGAGGCGGACGGAGGAGGCGATGCGAAGAGATAG